A stretch of DNA from Lawsonibacter asaccharolyticus:
TAAATTCAATGGACCGGGCCCCATGGCGGTACTCCGACACCCTCAGCAGAGCGCACAGCAGGCCCCGGGAGATGTCCACCCGTCCAGTATCCGGGTGGCAGATACCCTTCACGTTTTTCAGGATCAGGCTGCGCAGCAGCATAGCACGGCGGATGATGTGCTTTTTGTCGGTAACGCAGGTGGGGTTGGGGCCCTTGATGTCCAGGATGCCTTTGAGGCGGCTGACGAAATCGGGGCCCTTGATGGCCTGGAAGCGGTGCACGTCCTCCGGGGCCTGGGGAAGAAATTCCGAGAAGGAGGAGGCGGTGGCACCCGCAAAGACAAAGACCGCCCCCGGGATGGGCAGGGGGCTGCCGTCCAGGGTGTATTCCCCGTCCTGCATGGGGGCCAGGAAATACTTCAGCCAGCCCCGGGAGACCCCGCCCAGCTCGGAGTCAAACTCGTCGAAGAAGATCAGGGGGATCAGCCCGTCTTCATAGCGCAGAGCCTGATGGAGGGCGTGGAAGAGCTGGGGGACCGAGTCGTACTGGGACAGGTTCAGGGAGGTGATGCGGAACCTGCCCCGGCTCAGGGCGATCTGCTTGACGCCGAAGGACTTGCCGGAGCCAGGAGGTCCGAAGACGGCGATGGAGATTGGCTTGGGGGCGTCCTCCCCTGCGTCCCGGTGGTCATATGCATAGATGTACTCGTCCAGCAGGGTCTTGATGGCGTGGTAGTTCTCGATCTCCCCCAGGTCTACCGTAGACAGAACCCGGTAGCGGCAGACGGGGACATGGCGGAACAGGTGGTCCGTCCCCTCCAGCACGATGTTCTGGGCCACTGCCAGATAGCCCCCGGGCTGAGATTTGCAGAACTCGTCCAGGATGCAGAAGGGGTCGGAACCGGAGACCAGGGTCTTCAGGCTCCGGTCGGGCACCGCCACCCGGCAGACCTCACCGTCCTGCCGGCGCTGAGCCAGGCTGCACAGGACCTGATAGAGGTCGGAGGAGTCATCCAGGGTCCGCTTCTCGCTGCGGTTGGGGGTGAAGAGCAGGGACCAGTGCCAGTCCTCCCGGATGAGGGCGCCCTCCTCGTTGAGGAGGATCACCATGTCCTTCCGGCTGCGCAGGGCCCGCAGGGCATCATTTACCGCCAGCTGGAGGAGGAATTCATCCACGGTACGCTCGTAGGAGATCTCCCGGCTGATGGGGAAGTCCAGCTGGCGCAGGTGCTCCATGCGGAGCAGGGGCGTCTTGGAGGGGGAGAAGGCCTGGGCCAGCAGCAGGCCGGACTGATAGGGCTGATAGTAGGCTCTGGGTTTCATGGCGGGCTCCTTTCTGAGCGGGCCGGACTGGGACCCGGCGGCAGGTGTCTTTTCTCTATTGTAGACGCTTTTTCCGGCCTTGGCAAGAGCTGGGGATGGGAGATGAAAAGAGAAAAATGTCATACAAAGAACAATAATTGTCATACAAAAGAAAGAAATCCTTGACGTATAGGGCATCGGGTTGTAGAATAAACACAATGACATGCCCAAAAGACAGGCGGAGGTGAGGCATATGGAACCCATTTCCAGGGTCCCCATTGTCCAGCAGGTAGAGGAGAGGATCAGAGAGCTGATCCAGGAGGAGCAGTATCAGCCTGGGAAAAAGCTGCCGCCGGAGATGGAGCTGTGCCAGCGCCTGGGAGTGGGCCGTGGCACTGTGCGGGAGGCATTCCGGCTGCTCCAGGCCAAGGGTGTGGTGGAGATCAAGCCGGGACGGGGGGCCTTTGTGGCGGAGAACCCTGCAGAGCGGGATATCGGGGCCATCGACTGGCTGGTGGAGAACGAGCGGGAGCTGCGGGACTCCATCGAGATCCGCACAGCGCTGGAGCCTATGGCGGCCCGGCGGATGGCGGAGCGGTGCAACACCGAGGATATCCGCCGCCTGGAGAACATCCACCGCAGCTTCCTAAGCGCCATTCAGGAGGGGGACGCGGCTATGATCGGCCGCCTGGACGAGCAGTTCCACAGCGCCATTGTGGAGAGCAGCGGGAACGCACTGATGATCGAGATCAACAGCCATGTGTGCCAGGGAATGCAGACCTTCCGCAGCAAAACCTTCCAGGTGGAGCAGAACGTGAAGAACGCGGTCATGCCCCACAGCAATATTATGAACGCCATCCTGGCCCGGGATGCCGCCCAGGCGGAGCGGGAGATGCGGGCCCATCTGGACAAGGTCCAGGAGGATCTGACCCAGAACATCCATGCCCCGGGACACGAGACAAAATAATCGGAACTGCCCAGCCCGGCAGTTTGAGACCCCCAGCCGTACTGGTGCGGCTGGGGGATTTCTTCTGTGTCCCGGCAGAGAAGAGGACACGGTCCGGCTCAGGCAGCGGTGTTTTGGACGTGCCAGGAAGACGGGCAGGGTCCAGGGGAAAACCGGCTTTGTACAATATGTTGAGAAATTTGAGAAAAAGAGAGAGCAGAGCGGAAATTAGCACAAAAATGAGAGAGGAATTTTGTCGGCTTTTTCCATTGACATCTTAATACAGTCTTAATATACTATAGTCAGATGTCATACAATCGTCCGTCTGACGAAAGGGAGGACGGTGGTATGTAGCTTCGGACACAACGATAAGGAGGATCCTGTAATGAAAAAACTTGCTTCCCTTGTACTGGCCGGCGCCATGGCCTTTTCCCTGGCTGCCTGCGGAAACAACAGCACTCCTGCCGGCGGCAGCTCCGCCAATGCCGGCACCAGCACTCCAGCCGCCAGCACTCCCGCCTCCGGCGGCATCGAGCCCATTGAGCTGACCATCTATTCCCCCGGCAACGAGAACTCCGTCCCCACTAAGACAATCATTGAGTACGCCCGTCTGGTGAACGAGGCCTCTGACGGCGCCATCACCCTGGATGTCCACCACTCCAACGAGCTGGGCAGCGACGCCGAATCTATCGAGTCCACCCGCATGGGCACCATCGACCTGATCTTTGCCGGCACCTCCGGTTTTACCTCCTTCTATGAGAAAGCCAAGGTGCTGGACCTGCCCTTCCTGTTTGACAGCGCGGAGCAGGCCTATGAGGTGACCAACAGCGAGATCGGTGAGCAGATCTTCTCCGGCCTCGAGGAGTTCGGCCTGGTCTTCCTGTCCGAGGGCGATAACGGCATGCGCCACATCTCCACCACCAACCGGCCCGTCCACACCGCCGCCGACGTGCAGGGCCTGAAGATCCGCGTGCCTGAGAGCCAGCTGTACCTGGACGTGTGGCAGGCTCTGGGCGCCACCCCCGTGGCCCTGGCTCTGCCTGAGCTGGCCCTGGCCCTGTCCAATGGCACCGCCGAGGCCCAGGATAATGCCACCTATCACCTGGTCGCCAACGCCACTTATGACGACATCAAATACTTCTCCAACATCAACTACATGTGGATGGGCTGCACCATGGCCGCCAACGCCAACACCTGGAACGGCCTGGACCCCGCCGTACAGGAGATCCTGAAGGAACAGGCCAAGGCAGCTGCCAAGTACAGCTTTGACACCATCGCCGCCGACAACGAGACCGCCACCAAGACTCTGCAGGACGCCGGCGTGGAGTTCGACTTCGAGCCTGATGTCCAGTCCTTCAAGGACGCGCTGGGCGGCGACGCCTACTATGATCAGTATAAGGATGAGAGCTGGTACGACCAGGAGCTGCTGGACGCCATCCTGGCGGAGGTGCGCTGATCCAAACAAAATCTGCGCTGACAGCTGCATAGGCCCCTGCCTATGCAGCTGTCCTTTGTAGAGGGGAGAAATCGTATGAAATTGTGTAACAAGATATCCAAAGGGGTGGCCAAGGGCGCGGAAGTGATCTGCATGCTCACCATTGCGGCCCTGGTGCTGGTCATCGTGGTGGAGCTGCTCCGCCGTAACTTCCTGGGCCAGTCCTTTGGCGGGAACGTGCAGCTGTGCGGCATCCTCTTCCTGTGGATGGCCTTTATCGGTCTGATCCCCCTGTACCGGG
This window harbors:
- a CDS encoding transcriptional regulator GntR family, giving the protein MEPISRVPIVQQVEERIRELIQEEQYQPGKKLPPEMELCQRLGVGRGTVREAFRLLQAKGVVEIKPGRGAFVAENPAERDIGAIDWLVENERELRDSIEIRTALEPMAARRMAERCNTEDIRRLENIHRSFLSAIQEGDAAMIGRLDEQFHSAIVESSGNALMIEINSHVCQGMQTFRSKTFQVEQNVKNAVMPHSNIMNAILARDAAQAEREMRAHLDKVQEDLTQNIHAPGHETK